The genome window ggaacttgtggttcttcgattgggccgactctgctcgtagcttgttgtgcgaaagcgatatccattcacgtcataactagaaaatgacctgaccctataggcaaagCCATCAGCAACCTGTCTCAACTCGGCACACATAGACGCATCCCTCTGGCCCTACAAGCTCAAGCAGGATACATTGTTATATTATTCGCACGTACGAGTAACTAGGAATGTCAAACTAAGTACGAGCTAAATTGGACGGTACCTtccgtttgaaccaagaaatgaaatcgggcattcCATTACCCGCACCCTGTCTAAGAAGGGTATCTACCTGCTGCGGGGTAGGATCCCTTGATTTACGccagaattcatgaagaaattccCTGTACCAACGAGAAACAAGGGGGTTAGATGCAGAATAGTGACGGCGTATTTAACAAGTTCGTTGagaacttactgcatgtacggcgccacttcgtcaaggttggtcaacacgtatagcatgatatggcgccactcttcatgattCAAGGTCTTGGGGGTTGATGCACTTGCGCTTCCGAGTTGCCCTCGGAAAAGGCTGAGGTTCGATTCATTTTCgccagcattgtaacgagggggtggattatgcacgctagggaggttgtcaccatagtatgttgttgtgaagttcgccacctcctccagaatgtatgcctctgcaatggaagcctcgattttgcatttatttctacatttctttcgaagaacctttagacatctctcgattggatagcaccaacggccctgcacgggcccccccattcgtgcctcgtacgggaggtgcaaaatcaaatgctgcatcggattgaagaagc of Phragmites australis chromosome 3, lpPhrAust1.1, whole genome shotgun sequence contains these proteins:
- the LOC133911744 gene encoding uncharacterized protein LOC133911744, which gives rise to MVRGYVPEHVWLVLAELSYFFRQLCAKELSRTVIADLEKMAPVLLCKLEKIFPPGFFNPMQHLILHLPYEARMGGPVQGRWCYPIERCLKVLRKKCRNKCKIEASIAEAYILEEVANFTTTYYGDNLPSVHNPPPRYNAGENESNLSLFRGQLGSASASTPKTLNHEEWRHIMLYVLTNLDEVAPYMQEFLHEFWRKSRDPTPQQVDTLLRQGAGNGMPDFISWFKRKVPSNLART